The region TCCGGTGCCAGCTTGACTGCCACCACGTAGCGGGCCTGAGGGTTGAGGTCGAGCAGGATCGGCCGGCGCCCGCCCTCACTGGTGCCGGTTCCTGTCTCGACGACGAGTCCATCCTTGAGGAGCCGCTCAACGATACCGCTCACCGTGGACTTGCCAAGGTGCGTTCGCCGAGCCACCTCGGTGCGGGAGATCGGGCCGTAGCGCCGGATGGCGTCCAGCACCAGGGCCACGTTTACGTCCCGAATCAGCTCCTTGGTACCGGTAATCACGCCTGGTTGCCGGCACCTTCCATGGTGAGTTCGTTCACTGAACGTTCTAAGTATCCAATACGACGCCCGCTCGGGATTCCCTTCTCGGATTCGCGCGGGACGAGCCAGCGGTCAGGCCCGGATGGAACCGGAATCCCTTTTTCGCCTGAACCACTTCGCGTCGGCCAGTACCACCGACGTTTCGATCTGGCGGTCAGGCACCGTCCAGTACCGGCGCAGCAGGCGCTCTTTCTCCTGCGGCGCCACCAGCCGGAAACCGTGCTTCTCATAGAACCGGATGGCCCATGTGGCGTCGGTCCAGGTGCCGACAAGCACAGGCCGGTTCGTTTGCGCAAGGAGGTGGCGCAGGAGCTGGCCGCCTATCCCCCGGCGTCTGTGAGCGGTCCGCACGTACGCATGGCGGATGAGCGCGACGTCCCGGACGTGCTGGATGCCCATGACCCCCACCAGCTGCCCGTCTCGCTCGGCCCCCCAGAACACG is a window of Bacillota bacterium DNA encoding:
- a CDS encoding GNAT family N-acetyltransferase; its protein translation is MLRLCRPEDFEAIYAIINDAAMAYRGVIPADCWKEPYMSREELAEEIAAGVVFWGAERDGQLVGVMGIQHVRDVALIRHAYVRTAHRRRGIGGQLLRHLLAQTNRPVLVGTWTDATWAIRFYEKHGFRLVAPQEKERLLRRYWTVPDRQIETSVVLADAKWFRRKRDSGSIRA